ACCATGCTCTGCCTATTTGTCTTTGCGATGTCGGTGGCGGATAAACTGACGGTCGGCTATGTCGCGTGTGTCCAGGCGGTCGGCAAAATCGCGGCCTATCAGGTGACGCTCGGCTTAGGGATGATCCTTACGCTGCCTATCTGCTATGTGATCACTCGGGGGACGGAATCGGTTCAGGCCTGTTTTTGGGGCGCGACCGTTATGGCGGCTGTGGTCTCGCTGGGGCGGGTATACTGGGGGCGGAGGCTGCTGGGGGTCTCGCTATTACGGTGGTTGCGCGAGGTTCTGCTCCCGGTGGCAGCGAGTATGGCGCCCGGCATGGCCGCCTGTTGTGCGCTGACATGGTGTTTGCCGAGTTCCTTCCTGCGGCTGTTAGCGGTGATGGCGGCCGGCTTAACGCTTGGGCTCGTGGGTATCTACGGGATGGGGTTGCACAGGGACGAGCGGGCGATGGTCAGGGAGAAGGTCATCGGCCGCCTCCTCAAGCGTGGACGGGCATAAGCCGATGAAGGTAGCCATCATCACTTATCACTGCGCGCCCAGCTATGGCGCGGTGTTACAGGCTTATGCGCTTCAGGAGGCGGTGCGCGCGTTAGGTCATACGTCGGCAGTTATCGATTACGTGCCGGCGTGGCGCCACTATGTGCGGTTACGCGATATCTGCGCCACACCGAACCCGGCGGTCATTGTCTCGAGATGGAACACCTACCGGCTCACACGGCGGACCAGGCAGTTCGTGAATGCGAGGCTGGCATTGACAGAGCGGCGTTACGCGTCGCTGGCTGACTTGGAGGCTGCGGTGCCCGCTTGTGAGGCGGCGATCTGCGGGAGCGATCAGGTTTGGCATCCGAAGAGGTTCGACAGTACCGGCGAGTTCGACAAGGCCTATTTCTTGGCCTTCGGTGGCGCTGGGGCCTACCGGCGGGTCGCCTACGCGCCTAGTTTCGGCGTGCCGACACTCTCCCCCGGTTACCGGTGTGCAATCCGCCCGTGGATGGAACGGTTTTCTTCTATCGGTCTCCGTGAGCGCTCTGCGGCCGAAAGCCTGTCTGCTGAACTGGGACGTGACATCCCGTGGGTCTGTGATCCGACGCTCCTTTTGGGAGCGGAAGCGCTGGGCAGGCTGGCGGATGGTGTCGCCCATCAATCCCGTCCCGGGCTTGTGGTGTCCTGGCTTTCGTTTCGCCGCGAACTCTACCTGAACGTGTTCCGGCTACTGCG
Above is a window of Lentisphaerota bacterium DNA encoding:
- a CDS encoding polysaccharide pyruvyl transferase family protein — translated: MKVAIITYHCAPSYGAVLQAYALQEAVRALGHTSAVIDYVPAWRHYVRLRDICATPNPAVIVSRWNTYRLTRRTRQFVNARLALTERRYASLADLEAAVPACEAAICGSDQVWHPKRFDSTGEFDKAYFLAFGGAGAYRRVAYAPSFGVPTLSPGYRCAIRPWMERFSSIGLRERSAAESLSAELGRDIPWVCDPTLLLGAEALGRLADGVAHQSRPGLVVSWLSFRRELYLNVFRLLRTLTGAPGAIIGRPFAAWFESRGTLPGVEEWVSLIRSARFVLTDSFHTTAFAILFRRPFLVLAWADASAARNDRLVSLLERLGLSERIVYVWDESVVRRLEQTPIDWEAVEVRLARWQADSRRFLQQALT